From Plasmodium malariae genome assembly, chromosome: 4:
tattttatttattagtttttattattttatttgttattttatactattttatttgttattttattttatattattttatttattattttttattttattttattttattttttttgttttttttaattattactgttctttttttttttttagcgttacatacatattaatgGCGacttaaaaattatcatgtccagaaatattcttttacacatttatttgaaaaagactaaagaaaaacatttaCCTCATATGTtttgtcatatatatttattttaagaaattttcAATGTTCTAAagaaatatacaatttttatgCATTACTATACgaacatttttttactttttccatttttgttTCTGTATTTTCCCGATTTTTGCCGTGTTTCTATTTTCACGTATTTGTGTAAAGCAGCAAATCTGCGAACAAATGGCCAGGCACATAGTACAGTATAATAAATccttatattataattatttacctttttaaaatttaatagttatgtatattacataaacTTGTGTAATTAcgctttttttctttttttttttttaatttttaccattgagaattatatatatgtatatatatactaaagtatatattttattttttgttcacATACTTAATATTTAGTGTAACACATGTGGTCAtctcataaataaaaaaaaaaaaaatgtattttgtgtaattttttggggtactgtttttttttattagtataaaaatacctcctttttttcatttattggATAAGGATgctacaaaataattttctcatCTGCTATAGCAGATACGTGTATGTATTATGCATGTATTTGTAATGTCGCATGTTCGATAAAGTGTTACATATCTGTATTGGTGTTGAAAGCCACTAAGGTACACATTTTCGCTGATACGAATATTggtgaatatattatttaaaagtaaaGAAAGTAAAAGctaaaagttaaaataaatgtatatttattttttttaagatcaaattaatttttgtcATAACATAAGGAATTAttgtaaaaggaaaaattgaaataaagcaaaaagaaacaaaaaaattttataattcatatttcgggaaatatacatatgcatgtatatatgtgaatatgATGTgtataagtgtatatatatatatatatatatgtgtagttatttaattttttaatatttggaAAAAGCTTATCTTTACGATTTTTAACTCTTTCCGTATTACGAATATTtctaacatttttaattttttgaatactTTTAACTTTTACTGTATTGGGATAATtgtaaaatacttttttttttatcacgTTTTTGttctgaaaatttttttaataatatatttggcTGTAGTGATTTTTCTTTCTTGTTTTCATTCtctcttttctttcttttttttttttttttttgtatttgtgTCTTATAAGATATACTGAACACAATGAAGATAGGGAATTTTTTAACAGCGTCTATCTTTTTCATTGTTTTCAACTCGCATTTTGATAAGTTATTGAATAATTCTTCATAtaacttaaaaattattactaataaaataatttataaaagagttttgacaaataataatgataataatgcgTTTACTAAGGAAACTGGTCAATCCAGTTCTACCAAAGGCACAAGTGGTGATagtaataaacaaaatatagaCGATTCCCCTCAGAAGGGCTTAAGTGAAGATGGTAAATCGGTAAGCGCAGGGAGCCCAATCACGTCCAAATATTCTGAACAGTCAGGAGATAACATTAATTTGGCTAACACCCCGAATTCGGAAGATTCCGGAAACGCAGGAACATTTTCAggtatatacaataaatcatataaataaataaacatatatatatatgtgtatgtatatatgtgtatgtatatatgtgtatgtatatatgtgtatgtatatatgtgtatgtatatatgtgtatgtatatatgtgtgtatatatatgtgtttatatatatgtgcatatatttatgtacatgtaagTTAATGTATATGTGCCCTTTTCAGAGCCGTATTTTGGCTGTTAtatgctttaaaaaaaaaaaaaagtaatatattgaagtttcaaaataaaagtgCATGGAcaaattcatttattatttaaattaattttttaggtAATTCAAACAGCAGTGGAATTGTTGAGGGATCGGATGATAATGATGGTGATGAAGATGAGGATGAAGATGAAGATGAAGATGAAGatgaagataaaaatttatgtttacATAACAATGGTGGATGTGGTGAGGACAAGCTATGTGAATACTTAGGaagaaaaatagtaaaatgtTTTTGTAAAGAGGGATATAAATTAGTAGGTACTGATTGTGTAAAATCATCAGAGTCTTCTTCCTTAAGTTccattttttgttcattcttaacgtttataattattattattttagcTTCAATAAATTaactctctttttttttctttttttttttttttacccttttaatttattgaaatttattttttttgtagaatTTGAGTTTTGTTAAgataaagttaaaaaaaaaaaaaaaaaaaaaaaaaaaagtatatatttttaatttttctttaataatatacataatatatgtacacatatttttttttttttaaattaattttacaacATTTAAAGAgttaacaatttttaaaaaagttggCGTATAAATAAGTGCCTCTTATTGTAGTAGCTAAAAGTATTCATGAataaggggaaaaaaaaaaaaaggggaaactAAGAATTTCTGGGTTTTTATCCAGTttatagcaaaaaaaaaaaaaatatacaaaacagaataaactataaaaaaaaagaaaaaaaaaaaacagaacaaatgaagaacaaaatgaaacagAACAAATgaagaacaaaatgaaacagAACAAAtgaagaacaaaataaagcagaacaaaatgaaacagaacaaaatgaaatagaacaaaatgaaatagaacaaaatgaaatagaaCAAAGTGGGagtttattatgtatatgctCGTAGATTTCCCGTTAACAAGGAACGACTTAAATATGTTCTATCATCTCCCATTTTATAACAAGTTACACACATACAAAAATAAGCGTGCTAATTTTTTTCGCTATAAATTCctagtaaaatatttaaaaaaatatttctcttGAGAGTGAATCAAGTTCTGTATTCATGCACATCAttgaaaaatggaaaagtcGACCTTATAAGgaaagattttttttttttttttttttttttccctttttttaatacagtgaatattaaaaaataaaaaaaaaaagaaaaacaaaaataaaaatgaaaacaaacaaaagttattaattaaataacgAATAATTTAGAACTAATtgcaattttatattttatatttaaattttttttttttttccctttttttaatacagtgaatattaaaaaataaaaaaaaaagaaaaacaaaaataaaaatgaaaacaaacaaaagttattaattaaataacgAATAATTTAGAACTAATtgcaattttatattttatatttaaattttttttttttttcccactTTTATAATGATTTAGAGGTGCTGGGAAAATGGTTACAGTACATATTCTATCATTTGTAaatcttttccttttttattatagttcctacttgaaaaattatttcgaCGGTTCCCTAGTTAACTTAAAACTTGGTAATTGTAATTGTTTATCAAAAAGATTTTTGAgtaatgaagaaaatgatTCAAACCCAAATGCCACTGATTCTATGGGAAATCATAGTAACGACAGTGATAGTCTTACATCAAGCAATACAAAACACGAAGATGGTGGTGATCATACATCCTCAGAAGCAGAGAAAGACGAAGCTTCTAAACAAGATAGCAAAGTAAATGGAGAAAATAAACATACAGTAAATGAACAAAGTCAGAATGATTTAAATTCTGAGGAAGGACATATAAAAACTTTAGATAACAAAGATAGTAATGacaaaaaaatggaaagcAGAAAAAGTGAAGCTGAAATATCTgaacataaacataaaccTAGTGATGATAGTGAatcagaaaaaaaggaatcaTCCAAAGGAAACGATCCACAGGATTCAAGTGATGATAAATCAAGTGAAGAAGgggtaaataaaaatacaatggAAGAGCAACATGAGAAAAAGAACATAAATCCCACAGATGGAGATGGTGGTGATAATACTCTTTACTTAGGTGAGCCATGAATATTACAGGCTAACATCATATAATGAATAgccaaaataaaaaatgttctttcgaaaaaaaaaaagaattaccCTAATATGCTACATCCATTTAAGGGAAATTTTCACTTTCGAATCAGTACATATGGGTTCTATACTTAcacgtatgtgtatatgtatatgtatgtgtatatgtatgtgtatgtatgtgtatatgtatgtgtatgtatgtgtatatgtatatgtatgtatgtgtatgtatgtgtatgtatgtgtatatgtatatgtatgtgtatatgtatgtgtatgtatgtgtatatgtatgtgtatgtatgtgtatatgtatgtgtatgtatgtgtatatgtatatgtatgtatgtgtatgtatgtgtatatgtatgtgtatgtatgtatatgtatatttatgtgtatgtatgtatgtgtatgtatgtttatatgtatatgtatgtgtatgtatgtgtatgtatgtgtatatgtatatgtatatgtatgtg
This genomic window contains:
- the PmUG01_04025700 gene encoding merozoite surface protein 5, whose protein sequence is MVTVHILSFVNLFLFYYSSYLKNYFDGSLVNLKLGNCNCLSKRFLSNEENDSNPNATDSMGNHSNDSDSLTSSNTKHEDGGDHTSSEAEKDEASKQDSKVNGENKHTVNEQSQNDLNSEEGHIKTLDNKDSNDKKMESRKSEAEISEHKHKPSDDSESEKKESSKGNDPQDSSDDKSSEEGVNKNTMEEQHEKKNINPTDGDGGDNTLYLDNIGDQVAHYSALKNNRIEKGVTDNMVLSDIASGNNTKSCAVNNGGCGDDQLCIRIDNIGIKCICKEGHLFGNKCILTKSLAQMPLFTLAVSIFLCSFLIL
- the PmUG01_04025600 gene encoding merozoite surface protein 4, putative; the protein is MKIGNFLTASIFFIVFNSHFDKLLNNSSYNLKIITNKIIYKRVLTNNNDNNAFTKETGQSSSTKGTSGDSNKQNIDDSPQKGLSEDGKSVSAGSPITSKYSEQSGDNINLANTPNSEDSGNAGTFSGNSNSSGIVEGSDDNDGDEDEDEDEDEDEDEDKNLCLHNNGGCGEDKLCEYLGRKIVKCFCKEGYKLVGTDCVKSSESSSLSSIFCSFLTFIIIIILASIN